The DNA window CATGCGGCCAAACTCAATTATCTCACGGATTTAGGTTTAAACTTCTTAGACCATTTTATCTTCCACGAAAAGGAGTTGATTCATGCGTTCTATATTTTCTTTCCTTTGCGGATCCGTGCTTGCAGGGGTCCTGGATTCAATGCTCGTTTTGGCGGCGCTTTCTTTCAGTACAGGTTTGGGTTACGCCAACGGGGAGACGGTTCCCCTCTTTGCGTCCCTTACGGAACTGTTTCAGAAGGACGCCCCGATTAATCCCGACCGGATTACGTTTTCCCGGGAGCCGGTCAAAACGGTCGATTGCCAGATCTATGAAGGCAAAACGATGCGCACCATCGATTTCACATTCACCGCCAACCCCCTTCTCGGCCTGAAGGCCAATCACGTGGGGCGGGTGTATCTTCCCGATCCGGAAATCCCCGAGCATGCACGGGGAGTGGCCGCCATCTGTAATGGCGGGAATAAACAAGGCACGGTTCTCACGGCAGACAACGACTGGATCGAGTACCTGGTGATCCAGATGGGCGTTCCCTGCGTGACCATCCAAAGCTCGTTCAATCAACGCGACTACGGCATGAGGACGATGGGCCAGGTGATGTCGGAAAGCATCGAAAGATTCAATGAGACGGGCGACGCTCGCGAAGCAGGATACTATGCGTTGGCCCGGGTTTTTTCGGGCATGGCCACGGCATCACAAATGATTCCCGAAGTGAAGGCCGATCGTTTCATTGTCTCGGGAAGTTCAAAAGGCGGCATGGCGGCCATTATCGCCTGTGCGGGTGATCCGCGTATTGTCGCCTGTTACCCGACTGCGTGGGACACCGGCGACCTCGAAGCCTCCACACGCCTGAAGGGCGAACGCTGGGGCTGGGATATCAGACCCAAAGATACAGGACCGGCGGGAGATTCGGCGCGAGAGTCGATGAACTATCTAATCTCGCCCAAGGGCCGATATATGCGAAAACTCTTCGACGTGAGCCATTGGTATAAGCTTCTGAGCGAAAAATTCGTCATGATCGGAACTGGTACGAACGACCATTTGCACCACATGATGTCCGCGAAAGATTACTTTGACAATTTGCCGTGCAAAAAAGCGTTCATGCGCGTTCCGAACACCGGCCACGGGAAAGAAACCGTGGATCATGCCGCCGGGTGGCGTTTCTCGGTGGCGGCGGGATTGCTCGGACAAAGCATTCCGGAAGTCCGGCTGGAATCGGAAGAGCGCAACGGAGAGGTTCTCATTTACGCCACCCTCTCGAACGTGAAACAACTTAACAGCCTCACGCTGTATTCCACAACCGACCCTGTCGGCGATTATCGCAATGCCGAATGGACGGATGAGGTCATTGATCCGACACCGGTCAGCGGAGAGCGAATCCTGATCAAAAAGATTGCCGTTCCCATGGAAGGGACATGGGCCTGCTTCGCCCGCATTATCGAAGAAGGGAAATTCTGTGCTGGTATCAATAGTTCAAATGCGGTCGAAATAGGAATCCCGAGAATTTACACATTGAAATGAAACCACGATTAATTGGACCGGTGCCTCAATTAAAAGGAAGCGTCATCGTTTCTCCATAACCGATTCGTTTGCGCATCTGCACATACTCACGGGACTTGACAAAAATGTCCATGTCCCCCGTCACACGAGGATCCTTGGTCTTCAGTCCGTAAGCTCTCATTTGTCGGGCGAGCTTTTCGATTTCCCGGGCATAGCGTGGCTCATCGATGAGATTATTCTGCTCCCAGGGATCGTTCTTCAAGTCATAAAACTCGATCTGGTAAGGCTTCATAAGTTCCTTGCGAGAGAGTGGCAGGTTATTTTTGTCCACGTTATTGAAACGAACAATGTAGGAATAATGGTCGTTCCTGATGGTTCTTGAAGACCTCGTTTCAGGATCAAACTCTCCATGCCATTCCAGCCCTGTCATCATCCAGCTTCTCGCTTTCTCGATTCGACCGGATTTTTCAGAAAGTAAAATGGGCACCAGGCTTTTGCCCGACATGCTTTCGGGTGGAGAAATCCCCGCCAGTTCCAAAAAGGTGGGCGCCAGGTCCCTGAAGTTGACAAAGTCGGTTACCGTTCTCCCGCCAGGAACACGGGACGGCCACAGGATAGCCAGCGGCTCGTGCACTCCGAAATCATAGGGCGAGGATTTGCCCCGACCTTGATTCATCCCGGAAACCGGTGTTCCGTTGTCGGAAGTGACTACAATCAGGGTGTTCTCCAACTCACCAATGGACTCCAGGTGCGCGAGCATGCGGCTGAGATGCAGATCGGCGTAACAAATTTCATAGAGAATATTCGCCCGTTGTTTCCGATTGGACTCTGTGTCTTCCACATACGGCGGCATGGGAATCCGATCCAGCGTCATCCCGAACTCCTTTTCCAGCAGTAAATAGTTTTCGGCTCCCCAGGGACCATGTGGTTCGGTGACACCTGCCCAGAAAAAGAAGGGCTGTCTCGGCTTCC is part of the Verrucomicrobiota bacterium genome and encodes:
- a CDS encoding PhoPQ-activated protein PqaA family protein; the protein is MRSIFSFLCGSVLAGVLDSMLVLAALSFSTGLGYANGETVPLFASLTELFQKDAPINPDRITFSREPVKTVDCQIYEGKTMRTIDFTFTANPLLGLKANHVGRVYLPDPEIPEHARGVAAICNGGNKQGTVLTADNDWIEYLVIQMGVPCVTIQSSFNQRDYGMRTMGQVMSESIERFNETGDAREAGYYALARVFSGMATASQMIPEVKADRFIVSGSSKGGMAAIIACAGDPRIVACYPTAWDTGDLEASTRLKGERWGWDIRPKDTGPAGDSARESMNYLISPKGRYMRKLFDVSHWYKLLSEKFVMIGTGTNDHLHHMMSAKDYFDNLPCKKAFMRVPNTGHGKETVDHAAGWRFSVAAGLLGQSIPEVRLESEERNGEVLIYATLSNVKQLNSLTLYSTTDPVGDYRNAEWTDEVIDPTPVSGERILIKKIAVPMEGTWACFARIIEEGKFCAGINSSNAVEIGIPRIYTLK